The Bacillus vallismortis genome window below encodes:
- a CDS encoding amino acid adenylation domain-containing protein gives MAQSAQIQDIYPLSHMQEGMLFHSLMDFSSKAYVEQTSFTITGSLCIDSFQKSLNLLVSRYDIFRTIFIKEVPDLTGPQQVVLSNRELTVYREDFSYLADHEQQALIDEFMTKDREKGFNLQKDPLMRLALFDRGDSKYTCVWTHHHIIMDGWCLGIILKEFFSMYDSLSNNRPVQLGSTVPYSRYIEWLGEQDQEETAAYWSGYLKEYGNTASIPRIKRRPTNGDYKAAQISFSLAPEMVKKLTEAAQNWGVTLNTLFMSIWGVLLHRYNAADDAVFGSVISGRPSAIDGIESMVGLFINTVPVRIRSAEGMTFSSLVKAVQEDILSSEQHGYYPLYDIQNHSPLKQGLIDHIFVFENYPVQLDQALRIESENEENALKLGDISMSEQTNYDFNIVIVPGESFYIKFSYNAAVYEREEMLRIQGHLKQALDCIVTHPDIAVSDINIVPPEEQKLIQLFNETKHSYANKTISQLFEEQAHKTPEAAALKMGDEYWTYRQLNERANQIAHALIEKGVGSGDIVAVMMGRSMEMPAALLGIWKAGGAYMPLDPNFPEERLSFLLKDSQAAQLLIEEDLMTFIPPHYEGEMIPIERTERHQTAAPDVPPGDLAYLIYTSGTTGRPKGVLVDHQGIANTLQWRREEYGMAEQDISLHLFSYVFDGCVTSLFTPLLSGSCVLLTTDDEAKDVLALKRKIERYKVSHMIIVPSLYRVLLEVMTAEDAKSLRIVTFAGEAVTPDLLEMSEKICPSAELANEYGPTENSVATTILRQLNEKERITIGHPIANTKVFVLHGNQMQPIGATGELCISGAGLARGYYKQPKLTEKAFSDHPFLEGECVYRTGDAGRFLPDGTIEYIGRFDDQVKMRGYRIELREIETVLRQAPGVKEAAVLARDVSAEDKELIAYIVPEKGSSLPDLHRHLAGTLPSYMIPASIINIGKMPLTSSGKLDRSALPEPKNNAALTYMPPRTLIEADLAQIWEDVLHKQKIGIRDDFFQLGGQSLKAAALVSRIHKKLHVELPLSEVFSYPTIESMAVKLMSLKEHAFTQIEPAEQREVYPLSFSQKRLYALHQLAGDSTGYNMPAVLELCGNLDRQRLRRVLAELVNRHETLRTVFVLDSGEPVQIIYPEMAFDLKELEMESKQMLESAIESFIKPFDLSAGPLFRACVISMGNNHGFLLLDMHHIIADGVSMSTLVQEFTDLYCGKELPALNLHYKDFAVWQQEKFPKDLYRKQEAYWLDQLGGSLPVLDLPLDKTRPRLPDFSGGTIEVNIDQDTANELHRLMAETGTTLYMILLAVYSILLSKLSGKEDIVVGSPAAGRPHADLERVIGMFVNTLAMRSQPEGHKTFSSYLQDIRRLALTAYEHQNYPFEELADKLDTHREVNRNPLFDAMLVLQNSEDFQFEVPGLSILSVTPKHDISKFDLTLHAEEHLDGIRCRFEYNTALFEEETIARWASYFTELVKNVITNNEMRISEMQLLPAAERELLLEKMGQYAAYPRNENIVSLFEKQAAEHPDHIAVVCGHSQLTYRDLKEKADRTAAMLIKQGVGTGDIVGLMLDRSPDMIIGILSILKAGGAYLPIDPEYPRDRISFMLNDSGTELLLTERGQNKPADYSGEMLYIDEAKNDSIPSDLKSQETLADQLAYVIYTSGTTGKPKGVMVEHRNVISLLKHQNLPFEFGHEDVWTFFHSYCFDFSVWEMFGALLNGSTLVVVSKETARDPHAFRLLLKKERVTVLNQTPTAFYGLMHEDQNHPDRLNIRYVIFGGEALQPGMLQSWNGKYPHTELINMYGITETTVHVTFKKLSAADIAKNNSNIGRPLSTLQAYVMDAHMNLQPIGVPGELYIGGEGVARGYFNRDELTADRFVPNPYLPGDRLYRTGDLAKRLSTGELEYVSRIDGQVKVRGHRIELGEIQAALLQLPIIKEAAVITRKDEQGQTAVYAYLVTKDRQAASTSDIRASLKTMLPDFMLPARLIQIDNIPLTVNGKLDQKALPEPDKHAYTADDISPRNEIEKVMADIWEELLDVNELGISANFFELGGDSIKALQVCARLKQRGFETTVREMFEHQTLGELSAHVRKAVHVIDQGPVEGEITWTPVQQWFFSQSLEMHHFNQSVMLNRTERFDEIALRKVLRSLVTHHDALRIVCRYENGRPVQINKGIDLPDKELYSLELFDVKGNLTEAHNRIKEVASQMQEHIRLETGPLLHAGLFRTENSDHLFLTIHHLVIDAVSWRILFEDFSTAYKQAVSGESIKLPQKTDSYLTYSQRIADYSKSRQMQREAAYWEERENRRIQPIPKDNDAAPNLFKDTEMIEFELSRHHTELLLTAANKAYSTEMNDILLTALGLALQQWTGSDQFKISMEGHGRESYLADIDMSRTVGWFTSIYPVWLDMSDSDHKNKDERLGHLIKQTKDMLHRIPNKGAGYGVLKYISKRWGSEKNTPEISFNYLGQFDQDIQSKAFEVSDIKPENEISPNWARPYALDISGAVSSGCLNMHIIYNRLQFEEKTIQTFAGHFKQTLENIIEHCTGKENREWSASDFTDEDLTLDELSEIMGVVNKL, from the coding sequence ATTATAAAGCTGCTCAGATCAGCTTTTCTTTAGCGCCGGAAATGGTTAAGAAACTGACTGAGGCCGCGCAGAATTGGGGAGTTACACTAAACACGTTGTTTATGAGTATTTGGGGCGTGCTTCTGCACCGATATAACGCAGCTGATGATGCAGTTTTTGGTTCCGTTATTTCAGGACGCCCGTCAGCGATTGATGGGATTGAATCAATGGTCGGCTTGTTTATTAATACGGTCCCAGTGCGAATTCGATCTGCGGAGGGCATGACGTTTTCTTCGCTGGTCAAAGCCGTGCAGGAGGATATTTTATCATCTGAACAGCATGGGTATTACCCGCTTTATGACATTCAAAACCATAGTCCATTAAAGCAAGGTTTGATCGATCATATTTTTGTCTTTGAAAATTATCCTGTACAGCTTGATCAGGCATTACGCATTGAGAGCGAAAATGAGGAAAATGCGCTGAAGCTGGGTGACATTTCAATGTCAGAGCAAACCAATTACGACTTTAATATCGTTATCGTACCGGGAGAATCATTTTATATTAAATTCAGCTACAACGCAGCCGTTTACGAACGTGAAGAGATGCTGCGGATTCAAGGCCATCTAAAGCAAGCGCTGGATTGCATTGTCACACATCCCGATATTGCCGTCAGCGACATTAATATCGTGCCGCCGGAGGAACAAAAGCTTATCCAATTGTTTAACGAAACAAAGCATTCTTATGCGAACAAAACAATATCTCAATTGTTCGAGGAACAAGCTCACAAAACGCCTGAAGCTGCCGCATTGAAAATGGGTGATGAATACTGGACCTATCGCCAATTAAATGAAAGAGCTAATCAGATTGCGCACGCCCTGATAGAAAAAGGCGTTGGATCTGGAGATATCGTCGCTGTGATGATGGGGCGGTCAATGGAAATGCCTGCAGCTTTGCTCGGGATTTGGAAAGCAGGGGGCGCTTATATGCCGCTTGATCCAAATTTCCCAGAAGAACGTCTTTCTTTCCTGCTGAAGGACAGTCAAGCGGCTCAATTGCTGATAGAAGAAGACCTTATGACATTCATCCCGCCGCACTATGAAGGGGAAATGATACCGATAGAACGTACAGAAAGGCACCAAACAGCGGCTCCAGATGTGCCGCCTGGTGATCTTGCCTACTTAATCTATACGTCGGGAACGACAGGGCGGCCAAAAGGTGTTCTCGTTGATCATCAAGGTATTGCCAATACACTGCAATGGAGACGGGAAGAGTATGGCATGGCCGAACAGGATATATCCCTCCATTTGTTTTCATATGTGTTTGACGGCTGTGTGACGAGCTTGTTTACCCCGCTTTTATCCGGTTCGTGCGTACTGCTGACAACGGATGACGAAGCAAAGGATGTGCTAGCCCTCAAGAGAAAGATAGAACGCTATAAGGTCAGTCACATGATCATTGTTCCTTCTCTGTACCGGGTGTTATTGGAGGTGATGACTGCTGAAGATGCAAAAAGTCTTCGTATTGTGACATTTGCAGGTGAAGCGGTCACGCCTGATCTGCTTGAGATGAGTGAAAAGATTTGTCCTTCTGCAGAATTGGCAAATGAATACGGACCCACAGAAAACAGTGTGGCAACAACCATTTTGCGTCAATTGAACGAAAAAGAGAGGATCACAATCGGACACCCGATTGCAAACACGAAAGTATTTGTTTTACACGGAAATCAAATGCAGCCGATCGGCGCGACGGGCGAACTGTGTATTTCCGGCGCAGGTCTTGCCAGAGGATACTACAAACAGCCGAAGCTGACAGAGAAAGCCTTTTCCGATCACCCGTTTCTTGAAGGGGAGTGTGTATACCGAACAGGTGACGCAGGCCGTTTTTTGCCGGATGGAACGATTGAATATATTGGACGTTTTGATGATCAAGTAAAAATGAGGGGTTACCGCATTGAACTGAGAGAGATCGAAACAGTTCTTCGACAGGCACCGGGGGTGAAGGAAGCAGCGGTATTGGCTCGTGATGTTTCTGCTGAGGACAAGGAGCTTATTGCTTATATCGTTCCGGAAAAGGGAAGCAGTCTTCCGGATTTGCATCGCCATCTTGCTGGGACATTGCCGTCCTATATGATTCCCGCAAGTATTATCAACATCGGCAAAATGCCATTAACATCCAGCGGGAAACTTGACCGTTCAGCACTTCCTGAACCAAAAAACAATGCGGCTCTCACATACATGCCGCCCCGAACCTTAATCGAAGCTGATCTCGCACAGATTTGGGAAGATGTGCTGCATAAACAGAAAATCGGCATTCGTGATGATTTCTTTCAACTAGGCGGACAGTCCTTAAAAGCGGCCGCACTCGTATCAAGAATACATAAAAAGCTTCATGTCGAGCTGCCGCTCAGTGAGGTTTTCTCTTACCCGACAATTGAAAGCATGGCAGTCAAATTGATGAGCTTAAAAGAACATGCTTTTACACAGATTGAGCCTGCGGAGCAAAGAGAGGTCTATCCGCTGTCTTTCTCGCAAAAACGATTATATGCTCTTCATCAGCTGGCGGGTGACAGCACAGGCTATAACATGCCCGCTGTACTTGAATTGTGCGGAAATCTAGATCGCCAGCGGTTGAGAAGAGTTCTCGCAGAACTTGTGAATCGGCATGAAACATTGCGGACTGTTTTTGTGCTTGACAGTGGAGAGCCCGTGCAAATCATTTATCCAGAGATGGCTTTTGACCTGAAAGAGCTTGAAATGGAATCAAAACAAATGCTTGAGTCTGCAATCGAGTCCTTTATCAAACCGTTTGATCTATCGGCCGGTCCGCTCTTTAGAGCATGTGTCATTTCAATGGGCAATAACCACGGATTTTTGCTGCTCGATATGCACCATATCATTGCCGACGGTGTCTCGATGAGCACGCTTGTCCAAGAATTTACTGACTTATATTGCGGAAAGGAACTGCCAGCTTTAAATCTGCATTATAAGGATTTTGCTGTTTGGCAGCAAGAGAAGTTCCCGAAAGACCTATACAGAAAACAGGAGGCCTACTGGCTTGATCAGCTTGGCGGGAGTCTTCCTGTATTAGATTTACCGCTTGATAAAACTAGACCGCGTCTCCCTGATTTCAGCGGCGGAACAATTGAAGTAAACATTGATCAAGACACCGCAAATGAGCTGCACCGTTTAATGGCTGAAACGGGAACAACGTTGTATATGATACTTCTGGCTGTCTATTCTATTTTGCTATCCAAGCTTAGCGGGAAAGAGGATATTGTTGTCGGCTCGCCCGCTGCCGGAAGACCGCACGCTGATCTGGAGCGCGTCATCGGGATGTTCGTAAATACATTAGCGATGCGCAGCCAGCCGGAGGGCCACAAAACGTTCAGCTCGTATTTGCAGGATATTCGCCGTCTGGCTCTGACAGCTTATGAACATCAGAATTATCCTTTTGAAGAGCTGGCAGATAAGCTCGATACACATCGAGAGGTAAATCGCAACCCGCTGTTCGATGCGATGCTCGTGCTTCAAAACAGTGAAGATTTCCAGTTTGAAGTGCCAGGTCTATCGATTTTGTCTGTCACTCCAAAACACGATATATCCAAATTCGATTTGACATTACACGCTGAGGAGCATTTAGACGGAATTCGCTGCCGTTTTGAATACAACACCGCTCTTTTTGAAGAAGAGACCATTGCGCGATGGGCATCCTATTTTACTGAACTGGTGAAAAATGTAATAACAAATAACGAGATGAGAATTTCGGAAATGCAATTGCTACCTGCTGCAGAGCGAGAGCTGCTCCTTGAAAAAATGGGACAGTATGCAGCTTATCCGAGAAATGAAAACATTGTAAGCTTATTTGAAAAGCAAGCGGCTGAACATCCTGATCATATCGCAGTGGTGTGCGGCCACTCTCAGCTTACTTATCGAGACCTGAAAGAAAAAGCAGACCGGACAGCTGCTATGCTCATCAAACAAGGGGTCGGCACTGGGGACATCGTCGGTCTGATGCTCGATCGGTCACCTGATATGATCATTGGCATTTTATCAATTTTAAAAGCGGGAGGGGCCTACTTGCCAATTGATCCTGAATATCCTCGGGACCGTATCAGCTTTATGCTCAATGACAGCGGGACAGAACTGTTGCTGACAGAGCGCGGACAAAATAAACCTGCAGACTACAGCGGGGAAATGTTGTATATCGATGAAGCTAAAAATGATTCAATTCCGTCTGATTTAAAAAGCCAAGAAACTCTGGCGGATCAGCTGGCATACGTGATATATACATCCGGAACGACGGGCAAGCCAAAGGGCGTCATGGTCGAGCACCGCAATGTGATCAGTCTTTTAAAGCATCAAAACCTGCCTTTTGAATTTGGCCATGAAGACGTCTGGACGTTCTTTCATTCATATTGCTTTGATTTCTCTGTATGGGAAATGTTCGGTGCGTTATTGAACGGAAGTACACTAGTCGTGGTCTCTAAAGAAACAGCCCGTGACCCCCATGCATTCCGATTATTGTTAAAAAAAGAACGCGTCACTGTACTCAATCAGACTCCGACTGCTTTTTACGGCCTGATGCATGAAGATCAAAACCATCCGGATCGATTAAACATCCGGTACGTCATTTTTGGCGGCGAAGCTTTACAGCCCGGCATGCTTCAAAGCTGGAATGGTAAATATCCTCATACTGAACTAATCAATATGTACGGTATTACAGAAACAACAGTGCATGTAACATTCAAAAAATTGTCCGCAGCAGACATTGCAAAAAATAACAGCAATATCGGACGGCCTCTTTCAACTCTGCAGGCTTATGTAATGGATGCTCATATGAATCTGCAGCCGATCGGAGTTCCAGGGGAGCTTTATATAGGCGGTGAAGGCGTAGCACGGGGATATTTCAACAGAGATGAGCTGACCGCTGACCGTTTTGTACCCAATCCGTATCTTCCGGGGGACAGATTATACCGAACGGGAGATCTTGCTAAACGCCTGTCAACTGGCGAGCTGGAATACGTAAGCCGCATTGATGGTCAGGTTAAAGTCAGAGGGCATCGTATCGAGTTAGGCGAAATCCAAGCGGCGCTTCTTCAGCTTCCGATTATTAAAGAGGCGGCTGTCATCACAAGAAAAGATGAGCAAGGGCAAACAGCTGTTTATGCTTATTTGGTGACAAAAGATAGACAGGCGGCGAGTACATCAGACATCCGTGCTTCTCTAAAAACCATGCTGCCTGACTTTATGCTGCCCGCTCGTTTAATACAGATTGACAACATCCCGCTGACTGTTAATGGAAAGCTCGATCAGAAAGCACTGCCGGAACCTGATAAACATGCTTATACTGCTGATGATATCAGCCCTAGAAATGAGATCGAAAAGGTAATGGCTGATATTTGGGAGGAGCTTCTTGATGTGAATGAGCTGGGCATAAGCGCCAATTTCTTTGAACTTGGCGGAGATTCTATTAAAGCGCTGCAAGTTTGCGCCAGACTGAAGCAACGCGGATTCGAAACGACAGTACGTGAGATGTTTGAACATCAGACTCTGGGTGAACTGTCCGCTCATGTTCGAAAAGCCGTACACGTCATTGACCAAGGTCCGGTAGAAGGCGAAATCACTTGGACACCTGTCCAGCAATGGTTTTTCTCGCAATCTCTGGAGATGCATCATTTTAATCAGTCCGTTATGCTCAACCGGACTGAACGATTTGATGAAATTGCGCTTAGAAAGGTGCTAAGAAGCCTGGTGACTCATCATGACGCACTGAGAATCGTATGCCGGTATGAAAATGGCAGGCCGGTTCAGATAAATAAAGGGATAGATCTGCCAGATAAGGAGCTATATTCTCTTGAACTGTTTGATGTAAAGGGTAACTTAACAGAAGCACATAACAGGATTAAGGAAGTCGCCAGCCAGATGCAGGAGCATATTCGTTTGGAAACCGGCCCCTTGCTTCACGCTGGATTGTTTAGAACCGAAAATAGTGACCATTTGTTTCTGACGATTCATCACTTGGTTATTGATGCGGTTTCATGGCGCATTTTGTTCGAGGATTTTTCAACAGCTTACAAACAGGCAGTCTCAGGAGAATCTATTAAACTGCCGCAAAAAACAGATTCATATTTAACGTATTCACAAAGAATAGCTGACTACTCTAAAAGCCGCCAGATGCAGCGCGAAGCAGCGTATTGGGAAGAGCGCGAGAACCGTCGCATTCAACCTATTCCTAAAGACAATGACGCAGCGCCTAACCTATTCAAAGATACAGAAATGATTGAATTTGAGCTGTCCCGCCATCACACCGAATTATTGTTAACTGCTGCAAATAAAGCATACAGCACGGAGATGAATGATATCCTTCTGACAGCTTTAGGTCTTGCTCTACAACAATGGACGGGCTCTGACCAGTTTAAAATCAGCATGGAGGGCCATGGAAGGGAGTCATATCTTGCGGACATTGATATGAGCAGAACTGTCGGTTGGTTCACCTCGATTTATCCTGTGTGGCTTGATATGAGCGATTCTGATCACAAGAACAAAGATGAACGGCTGGGCCATCTTATTAAACAGACAAAAGATATGCTGCATCGTATACCGAATAAAGGCGCAGGCTACGGTGTGCTGAAATATATCAGCAAAAGATGGGGCTCTGAGAAAAACACCCCGGAAATCAGCTTTAATTATTTAGGCCAGTTTGATCAGGATATTCAATCAAAAGCCTTTGAGGTTTCTGACATCAAACCAGAAAATGAGATCAGCCCGAACTGGGCGCGGCCTTATGCTCTGGATATCAGCGGAGCTGTTTCTTCGGGTTGCCTGAACATGCACATCATCTATAACAGGCTTCAATTTGAGGAAAAAACAATCCAAACATTTGCCGGGCATTTTAAACAGACTCTGGAAAACATCATTGAGCATTGTACGGGCAAAGAAAACCGAGAATGGAGCGCATCTGACTTCACCGATGAAGATTTAACGCTTGATGAATTGAGTGAGATTATGGGAGTCGTCAACAAACTATAG